In the Parafrankia irregularis genome, TCCGGGCCTGAAATGCGCCGCGACCGGATGCGCCAGGCGGTGGGGGTGCTCCCCCGGTCGCGCGTATTGGCCGCCGCGGAGCGGTCGGGATTTGCGACATGAAGCGACATGTGGGATGCGCCTGGCCCAGAGGTGCCAGCCGCGTCCGCGTTCGCCGATGGGATGGGACACACGTCCAGAAGGACGTCGCACCGAACCGGCCGACCTGCCACGCCTCCCCAAGCCGGCCACCGGGTGCCGGTAGAAGCCAGCATCGCCAGTGGAAACCGCAGAGGTAGGTGCATTCCCTGCTGCGCGTGCATCGTCCGGTGACGCTTCTGGGCCACCATGGCACCGACCGCAGGACCTGCGCAGATGGCAATGAGTCGCCTGCTGCGCCCACACGGGTAGCTCCAATCGGTTGACTGGAGGCCCTTATCTGGAACACGCTGCCGAGGCCGGGGGGCAAAGGCCAGCGCCGGGAACCGGGAACTCTCCGGGGGCGGCGTGGAACACAGCCGGAAAGGAAACTCATCACACTGTGGGTGTCACCTGGCCCCGACCGCGACAGCGCGTCAGCGGCGAGGATGACAGCCCGCCGTCGGAGCAGTCATGGCCGCGTCGGAATGTCCACGCGGGCTAACGAGTACATCCGGAGGAAGAGCAGTGTCTGACGGTCTATCGCCGATCAGCCGGAATGCTGTGCCCGGCGCCCTCCACGGTCCGGTACGAAGCACTCCACGCGGGGGGGCACCAGTATCCGCGACGGGCATCGGTGGGCATGCCACCGGTGGTCGGCCCACCACGAACCGTCGTCCCATGCCCGGGCATCGCCCCGGCGGCCATCACAATGGCGGGCACCTGGACAACGGCCACCACCTCGATGACGGTGCCGTCAGTCTCGCGGTAGGCGGGCCCGGGGAGTTCACCTCCAGGCTGGGCCAGCGCACGCTCGCGTCCAGGCTGGCCCGCACCATCGAGTTGGAGATCATCCGACGCGGCTGGCCGGTCGGGGAGGGCCTCGGCTCGGAGGCCCAGCTCATGGAGCGCTATCAGGTGGGCCGGTCCGTGCTGCGGGAAGCGGTGCGGCTGCTGGAAAGCCGCTGGGTCGCGCGGCCCCGTCCGGGCCCGGGTGGTGGTCTCGTCGTCACCGCCCCCGACCATGACGGTGTCCGTGACGTCGCCCGCGTCTACCTGGACTTCGCCCGGGCGCGGCCTGAGCACCTCTGTGAGACCTGGTCGGCCCTCGAGGCGGTCGCCGTCCGCAGACTCTCCGAGCAGATCGACACCGCGGGCCTCACCCGGCTGCGTGGCGCGCTGGAGCCCACCGCACCCGGCGCCAGGGCCGCCAGCCCACGGGCCCGCTCCCGATCGGTCGGCGCACGTTCCGGTCCGGTCACCGCGGGAACGCCCGGCGAGGCGTCCGTACTGCTGCACCTGGAAATCGCCCGGCTCGCCGGCAATCCGGCAGCGGAGTTGTTCATCCGGGTGCTTGCTGACCTCGCACACCCGCATGACGAGACCGAGCGGCTCGGGCAGTGGTGGCAGCACCCGCTTCACGCCGAGATCGTCGACGCGATCACCCGCGGGGAGGGCGCTCTCGCCGAGCACCTCGCCCGATCGTGCATCCGGCGACATGTCGAAGAGGCAACAGCCCACAGGCACTGACATCGATGTCAGGTTCCGATGGCCACGCCATCGGCCCGCTCCCGGACAGGCGTTTTTGCGCACGCCGAATGCAGTTGTCTTCCGATGGCACCGAAGCGTGCCACCCGTCGTGGCCGGCAATGCGGACCACGACGGGCGGCACAGCCGGCCATGGTGCGCGAACGAAGCCCCCGAGCCACGACGAGTAGTTCGCGGCACGGAGGCTGGTTCGGTGTCACATGTGTCGTGACGCGGCACCGATGTCGCAATCACCGGCGACATCGGTGGCCGGGCGGCGTGCTGGCCGCGGCGAAGCGGCCGTCGCGGCGAACAGCCGGTCGTCGGACGACTGTTTCTTCCGACCAGCGGTGCCACCCGGCAGCGGTACCGACCGCCGGGTATCCACGGTGCATTCACGAGCAGTGCGCCTTTTCCATCTCACGGGACCCGTGGGTCAGTGTTGCCATCGCAAGGCGGGGCGGGGCGGCGCGGCTACGAGTCCGAGGAGCTGAGAATTCTGCTTGTCCCAGCCACCAGAATCCTCAGGCCTTGCCCGACAGCAAACCGCGGGTCGGGACGGCGCGGGACCATGAGTCCGAAGAGCCGAGAATTCTGGTTGTCCCAGCCACCGGAATCCCCAGATCTTGCCCGACAGCAAACCACGGGTCAGGGCGGGGCGGGACGACGAAAGGCCTCAGCTCTTCGAGTTCCGACCGTGGTGTGATCAGTGCGTATGCACCAGGCGGTCAGCCGACGGCCCGGTGCACGCGCACCAGATCAGCGAGGTCCGGCGAGACGACGGCGAGCAGCTCACGGACGCGGCCAGCGGCCGGGGCCGCCAGGCCGTCGTAGACCTCGGCGAAGACAGTCCGAGCCTCGCGCCGCGGCCAGCCACCGGGAAGGAGCTCGATCGGCAGGTCCGGGTCGAGGGTGGGGAAACGAGCCCAGGCCTCCATCACCGCGGTACGCGCGGCCAACGCCTCGGCACCGTGGACGCCCCCGCTGCGGACTCGTTCCAGCAGCGGCTCGTAGGCGCTGATGAAATCCTCGTAGGCGCGGGCCAGCTCGCTGAGGTCCCAGGCGGCCATGGGCGGGCGCGGGTCCGTGCGGCGGGCCTCCGACGTCGTGATCAGAACGGTCGAGGCTGTGACGCCCAGCTCCGCGAACACCCGGCGCGCCGCCTCGCCGACAAGACGCGGTGTCACCCACATTCCGTCGTAGAGCGGAGCGAAGCCGAGCCAGCGCAGCCTCGCTCGCACCGCGTGCCGGACGTCCCGCTGCCCCTCGGGGATCGAGAAGGACGCCACCGTCCAACGCCCATCCCACGGATCATGGCGAAGGCCGAACGTGAGGATCCGGTTCATCGACACGCGGATGGCCGCGCAGGCGTCCGGAGCCAGACCGTAGTAGGTGTTCCGCCCGATCCTGGAGGATTCGAGGAGACCACGCCGGGACAGCCGACTCAGCGCGGCTCTCGCCCCGACCGTGCTGACCTCGAAATCCGCGAGCAGGCTGACGAGCACGACAGACGGGATGTGCTCGAGACGGTCGACCCAGTAGTCCCCGAGCAGGGTTGTCAGCAGATGCTGTGGCTGCGCTCCGGCCTGCACACGGGGCAGATCGACGAGCTCGGCCGGTGGTACGTGCACCAGACTCTCGCTCGCCAGCTGAAGATGGGGCCCTCGGACAGCGGAGAGCCGGCCACGACCCGGATCGCGGTCGCGACCAGCAAGCCGCGTAGGCGCTGTCACGTCATCAAATTTTACGAGCCCTCCGGGGCGTTCCGTGCCCTTGGTCCGGATCTCCTGTGGTCTCGGTGCCATCTGTCACCGAGAGCGCAGCAGATCGGTGCGTTCCGCGACCGTGTACGGGCTTGAAGCCGCCTGGTCACCGCCGCCGGTCGTGGCCTGGTTTGCGGCCCGGTCGTGGCCCGGGTCGTGGTTGGGACGGACCACGACCCGGGCCGGGAACCCGCCGGAGGGTGGGGGGATACCTCCGCCGGGTGGGCCGGGGATGCCGCTCGGACCGACTCCCCGAGGACATCACCGCCGCCCTAAGCGAGCCTTAAGAGCAAGTCAAAAGAGCCTTGGACCGGCCGGAGTGTCACGCACTGCTGACCTTGCCGATGAGCAGCGTGACCGACGCGACCCTCCACGTGGGCGACATCGACCTTTAATGGAGTCGATGTCTACCGACCGCTACATCGAGCGCGTTACGTCCCGGGAGGCGACGGTGAAGCGGCCCGCCACGATCCGGGAGGTCGCGGCGCTGGCCGGCGTCAGCGTCAGCACGGTCAGCAACGCCCTGGCGGGCCGCCGGTCGGTGAGCGGCGAATCCAGCGCACGGATCCGGGCGGCCGCGCATCGGCTCGGCTATCGGCCGGGCACAGCAGCCACCGGCGCGGCCCGGACCCAGACCCGACAGGCGATCGGCCTCATCGTCCCGGACGCCCGGAACCCCTTCTTCGCACAGGTCGCGCACGGGGTCGAGACGGTCGCGCAGTCGTTCGGCTGGGCCGTGTTCCTCGCCAGCACCGATCTCGACTCCGCGCGGGAGGCCGACTACCTCGACCGCCTGGCGGGTGCCGCCGACGGTGTCCTGGTCTGTTCGACGTCCGGCCAGGCCGATCAGGTCCAGCACCTGGTGGACAGCGGTGTCGCGGTGGTGGTGTGCGACGAGCGCCTGGCCGTGCGGGGCGCTGGCGGGGTCTTCTCCGACGACGAGGAGGCCGGCCGGACAGCGGCCAGGCACATCCTCGACCGCGGAGCGCGGCGCATCGCGATGATCCGCGGCCCGGAACACCTCGAGACCGCCCGCGCACGCCGGTCCGGCTTCCGGGCCGAACTGGAGGTCGCGGGGCGTTCCCTGCCCCCCTGGAGGTCCCTCGCGAGTGACTACACGATCGACGGAGGGCGCTGGGCCGCCGACCAGATCCTCGCCTCGGATCCGCGGGTCGACGCGATCTTCTGCGCCAACGACCTCCAGGCCGTCGGCGCCGCGCAGGCGATGCGCCACGCGGGCCGCGGGGTACCCGAGGACGTGCTGGTGATCGGCATCGACGGGATCGCCTGGGCCGAGCTCACCGAGCCGTCCATCACCTCGGTGAGCCGCCACCCGCACCAACTGGGAGCCGAGGCCGCGCGGTTGCTGATCGAGATGGTCGGCGAGGACGCCCACGCCCGCGAGCTCATGCTGCCCGTCTCACTCGTCCAACGGGACAGCACGCGCCGAGTCGGCGGGAACGACCGAACGGCCTAGTCGGCCTACTCGGCCAGTGCGGGCTGTGCGGGCGCGGCGCCAGCGGGCCGGCGCCGGGGCCGGAGGAGGCGGTGGGAGCAGTCCACCAGATGGCGATGAAACTGTTCGTCGTCCAGCGCGGTGACTCGTGGGTCGAGCCCCGCGCCGCGTAAGCCGGCCAGCAGCATCCCCGCCGCCATCAACGCGCCGACATCCGGACGCGGGCCGGTCAGTAATGTCATGAGGCGCTCCGCCAGTGCGGGATATTCGGAGCGGTCACGCAGAATTGCCGCGCAGGTCGGATCACCCTGCATCAGGCCGTACAACGGCCGGTTTTCGATGACCAGATCGGCGAGGCCACCGATCACCGCCTCGACCTGTGCGGATCGTGACCGCTTGCTCTCCGCGACGGCGGCCACCTCCGCCAGCTGATCGAGCGCCGGCCGGACCACCGCGAGCACGATCTCGTCCTTGCTTCTGAAATGGTGGTAGACGGCGGCTTTGGTAACGCCCATCGCGTCCGCGATCATCTGGAGCGAGGTTCCGCTGACGCCTCTGTCGGCAAACAGATCCAACGCCGTGGCGCGCAGCTTCTCCCGACCGGCGCTCACTCCGTCCCTGTGATCGACCAGCTCGACCGCCATGATCTTCCTCTCCCCACCGATCCGGAAATGTGCCCGGCCCGGCCCACTCCCGCCGGCACCGAGACCGATCCCGCAGTTCACGGACCTGTCCAGGCGAGATCGGCGGGGCCCATTGTGGCGTACCACCTGCCTTTCCGGGGCCACACCCGCAGATAGAGCCCATTGCCGGACCAGGCACCGCGCGGGACGGCCGGCCGTGATCCGGGCCGATCGATCGACAATGCGCGGCGCCCACCACCCAGCCCGATCGACCTGACCGACCGGTCGGCTGGTTCAACGCGCTTCAGGTCGGTTCCGGCCCGTTCTGGCGAGCGCCTGAACCGATTACGGGGACACCCGAAGCCACCATCAGGCACCGCCAGAGGGTCATCAGCGGGTGCCTATCCGAGGGTCCGGCCGGCCGACCGCGTGAAATCCGCGACGAACGCGGGCGATCCGCCGCGAGGAGATGAATTGTGGGCACCGTTCTCTACCGCCTCGGCCGGTCCTGCCACCGGCATGGCCGGACCGTTCTGGGGCTGTGGCTCGCTCTGCTCGCGCTGGCCGGCGCTGGCACCGCGGTGTCCGGCGGCTCGCTCGACCAGTCATTTCCACTGCGTACGGAGCAGGCGACACAGGCCGCGCTGACCGGGGCGGCGGCGCTGCCCGGAACAGACTCCCGGCGCGGGGCGGACCTGCTGCTGCAACGCCGGGCCCCGACCCGGGCCGAGGCCGCGACCGCCCGGATCGTCTTCAGCCTGGACGAGCGAGCCGAGGCGGACGCAGCCGCTGGAGCAGGCGCAGCCACGAAGGCTGGCTCGGCCGCGAAGGCCGGCGCAGCCGCCGCGCTGACCGACTCCCCCTACCGAGCGGTGATCAGCAGGGTCGTCGCCGCGCTGGGCCGGGCTCCGCTGGTGGCACACGTCGGCGACCCGTTCGCCGCCACCAGCGCCGAGGCCGCGCAGGCCGGCCTCTCGGGTGATGGCCGGACCGCCTATGCCCTCGTCACCTACCGGGTCACCAGCCCCGAGTTGACGGCGCAGGCACGCGACGCGCTGCTGACCGCGGCCGAGCCCGCGCGGGCGGCCGGCATCACGGTCGATGTCGCGGGCACCGCTGTGGCAGGGCACCATCCGCTGCTGGACACCCGGCCCTCCGGGCTGATCGGAGCGGCGGTCGTGCTCCTGCTCCTCACCGGCGTTCTCCTCGCGTTCGCCCGGACCGGCGCGGCGCTGGCCACCGGGCTCCCGCTGGCCGCGGGCCTGCTCGGCCTCGTCGTCAGCCTGGGCGGGATCGGGCTGGCAGTCGGCCTGGCCGGTCTCGGCCCGACGGCCGCCATGCCGGCGTTGGCAGTCGGTCTGGCCACCTCGGTCGGCTGCTCGTCGTACGTCCTGGCCAGGCTGCGACAGGAACTCGCCGCCGGGCATTCGGGCGCCGAGGCGGCGGGACGGACCCTGCGGAGCGCCGGGTCGGACGTGATCCTCGTGGGCCTGTTCGCGATGCTCACCTCGAGCACGCTCGTCCTGCCCCGGGTACCGGTCCTGACAGCCCTGGCGCTGTCGACGGCCGGCGCGGTGGCCCTGTCCGTCTGCATCGCGCTCACCCTCCCGACCGCCCTGCACGGAGCCGGCAGGGCAGTCGGGAGGGCCGGCCACGCCGGGAACGCCCAGGTGGCCCACGACACCCACCGCGATCACGGCGTGAGCGGGGAGCACGGCGGGGGTAGCGCTCGGGCGGTGGTCCGCCGGCCGCTGCCAGCGCTGCTGGGAAGCCTGGTCGTACTCGCCGTCCTCGCGCTCGCGGTGCCCGGGCTGCGGCTGGGCCCGACCGATGACGGTTCCGCCGGGCCGACGAGCACGCAGCGTCGCGCCCACGACCGGATCAGCACGGCCTTCGGGCCTGGGTTCAACGGCCCGCTGCTCATGGTGATCGAGGCGACGGGCGGGGCCGACCCCGTCGCGGCGGCCGGCCGGATCCGCCCGACCATCGCCGCGCTGACAGCGGTCGCCCTGGTCGACGAGCCGCAGGAGCTGCCCGGAACCGACCTCGCGACGATGACCGTGATCCCGTTGACCGGCCCGGACGACCCGGCCACCGCGGACCTGCTGCGCGCCGTTCGCGAACACGCGGCGACCCTCGCCGTCACGACCGGGGCGACGATCACCGTCACCGGCCCGACCGCGATCGACCTCGACGTCTCCCGGCGGCTCACCGCCGCGGTGCCGCTGTGCCTCGCCCTGCTCGGTGGGCTGACAGTCGCCCTGCTGATGCTGGCGCTGCGCGGTGTCGCGGTGGCGCTGCTGGTGGCGGCGGGTTCGCTGGCGACCGCGGCCGCGTCCTACGGTGCCGTGACCGCGGTACTCCGGTGGGGCCCGCTCGCCGATGCACTCGGGCTCAGGCCGGCCGGATCCGTCACCGCGGTCCTGCCGCTCCTCGTGGCCGGGCTGCTGAGCGGCCTCGCGACCGGCCACCTGCTGCTCGGGCTGTACCGCCTCCGGGCCGAGCACCCACGGTCGGGACACCCACAACCAGGGCCCCCACGGTCGGGACGTCCCCACGGCGCCGTCGCCGCCCGGTACCGGGAGGAGAGCCGGGCCGCCCTGGCCGTCGCCGCGGTCGCCGTCGTCGTCTTCGCCGGGCTTGCCCGGTCGACCGATCCGATCATCCGGACGACCGGCCTCGTCCTGGCCTTCGGGCTCCTGGTGAACGCGCTGGTGGTGCGCCTGGTGACCGTTCCGGCCGCGCTTGCCCTGCTCGAGCGCGGCGCCTGGTGGCATCCGCGCCTGCCCGGCCTGCCCGGCCTGCCGGGTTCTCCGGATTCCTCGGATTCTCCGCGAGCGGTTCCGGCGGCGCCGGCGGCGCCAGCCGGGGAGACCGAAGGGCACCACGCCTGCGATGAAGGTTCGGACATTCCGGAGGCGGACATCCCGGAGGCAGCCGGCCACCCGGGCGGCATCGACCACACCGGCCAGGCCGCCCAGGAGCTCGTCCGCTCCTGAGCGCCCGGCCAGATCTCCCGGTCAGATCTCCCGGTCAGATCTCCCGGTCGACGGAGAACCGCCGCAGGCGCAGGCTGTTGCCGACGACGAACAGCGAGCTCGCCGCCATCGCCGCGCCAGCCAGCATCGGGTTCAGCAGGCCCGCCGCCGCCAGCGGAAGTGCCGCGACGTTGTAGGCGAAGGCCCAGAACAGGTTGCCCTGGATGGTGGCGAGCGTCCGCCGCGCGAGCCGGATCGCGTCGGCGGCGGCCAGCAGGTCCCCGCTGACCAGCGTCAGGTCGCTCGCCTCGATGGCGACATCGGTGCCGGTGCCCATCGCGAGCCCCAGATCCGCCTGCGCGAGCGCGGCGGCGTCGTTGACGCCGTCCCCCACCATGGCGACGACCCGGTTGCTCTCCTGCAGGCGCCGCACGACCTCGATCTTGTCCTCGGGCAGGACCTCGGCGATCACGTCATCGGGCGCGATCCCGACCTGGGCCGCGACGGTCGCCGCCACCGCGGCGTTGTCGCCCGTCAGCAGGATCGGACGCAGCCCCAGGCCACGCAGCTCACGGACGGCAGCGGCGGACGTCGGTCGAACCGCGTCGGCGACCGTGAGCACGCCGCGGGCCCGCCCGTCCCAGGACACCGCGACAGCGGTACGCCCGTCGGCCTCGGCATCCCGGGCGACCTGGAGCAGCTCGGCCGGCAACGGCTGTGAGCACCCGTTGAGCAGCCTGGGCCGGCCGACCAGCACGGCATGCCCGTCCACCATGCCCCGGACCCCGAGGCCCGCCCGGTTGGCGAACTGGTCGACGGCGGGCAGCTCCTCGTCACGCCGGGCGGCCGCACCCGCCGCGGCCCTGGCGATCGCACGTGCCACCGGATGCTCGGAGGCCCGTTCCAGCGCACCGGCGAGCCGGAGCACCTCGTCGCGGTCCTCCCCCGGGACGGTCACGACGTCCTGCAGGGTCATCTCGCCGGTGGTGACCGTGCCCGTCTTGTCCAGGACGATCGTGTCGGCCCGCAGGGTCGACTCCAGCACCTCCGGCCCGCGGATGAGGATGCCGAGCTGCGCGCCGCGTCCCGTTCCGACCATGAGGGCTGTCGGCGTCGCGAGCCCCAGCGCGCAGGGGCAGGCGATGACGAGCACCGCCACGGCGGCGGTGAAGGCGTAGGTGAGCCCGCTGTCCCGGCCGGCCCAGTAGCCGAAGGTCGCGACGGCCAGGGCGACCACGACGGGGACGAACACACCCGCGACCCGGTCGGCGAGGCGCTGGACCGGTGCCTTGCCGTTCTGCGCCTGCTCCACGAGCCGACCGATCCGCGCGAGCTGGGTGTCGGCTCCGACCCTGGTGGCCCGCACGACGAGCCGACCGCCGGCGTTCACCGTGGCGCCGGTCACGGCGTCCCCGGGGCCGACCTCCACCGGCACCGACTCCCCGGTGAGCATCGAGGCGTCCACCGCGGACGTGCCTTCGACCACATTCCCGTCGGTCGCGATCTTCTCTCCGGGACGGACAACGAACAGATCACCCACCCGGAGCTGGTCGATACCCACCCGTGACTCCCGGCCGTCGCGGAGAACGGCGACGTCACGGGCCCCGAGCGTCAGCAGGGCGCGCAGGGCCGAACCGGCGGCACGCTTCGCCCTGGCCTCCAGGTACCGGCCGGTGAGGATGAAGGCGGTGACGCCGGACGCCACCTCCAGGTAGATGTTGCCCCCACCGCCCCCGTGGGTCACGGTGACACTGAATCCGTGGGTCATTCCGGGCTCGCCCGCGTCTCCGACGAACAGCGCGTACAACGACCATCCGAACGCGGCCAGCGTGCCCATCGACACGAGCGTGTCCATCGTCGTCGTGCCGTGGCGCAGGTTGGTCCAGGCGGCCCGGTGGAAGGGCCAGGCGCCCCACACCACCACGGGTGCGGCCAGCGTCAGCGACAGCCACTGCCAGTAGTCGAACTGCAGAGCCGGGATCATGGCGAGCGCCACCACCGGCACGGTCAGCGCGGCGACGACGATCAGCCGCTCGCGCAGCGCACGCACCCGGGCCTCGGCGGCACTGTCCCGCAGCTGGACGGCGCTCGGAGCCGGCGGGGCACCGTTGCCGCCGACGGCAGGAGCACCACCGGCGTCCGCCGCTCCGCCCGCATCCGCCGTGCCACCCGCGTCCGGCGCGGCGCCGGTGTCCGCCGCGCCTTCGGCCGGGCCCGATTCGGCGGCTCCGAGCTCAGGCGGGACCGATCCGGGCGTGGATCCGACGTCAGCCTGCGCTGGCACCGGGGGTGGGGGCTGGACGGGCGCCGGCGGCAACGCGGCCGCGTACCCGGCCGCCTCGACCTGGGCGACCAGGCGCTCGGCGGGCAACGCGGCCGGGAAGCTGACCTTCGCGATCTCCGTCGCGTAGTTGACCGTCGCCGTGACGCCCTCGATCTTGTTCAGCCTCCGCTCGACACGGGCCGCGCAGGACGCACAGGTCATCCCGCCGATGACCAGGTCGACCTCACGTCGTTCGGTGGCCAGCGGGCTCATCGGATCTCCCAAAGGGACATGGAGTGGGGGGCAGGGTCAGGGTCAGTGCACGTGCGCTGGGGTGGCGGTTCCGGCGGGCCGGGTCGGGCTGGTGGTCCGGCCCGCCACGACGTCCATCGTGATCTCGGCGGTACGTACCTGCCCGCCGTGCTTGAAGTCGAGGTAGAGCCGGTAGGAGCCGGCCGACGGAAACCGCGTCGCGAAGGACAGCTCCGGGCTTTCGTCCGCCGCGACCGACGCACCGTCGGTGTGGACATGGCCGTCGCCGTGGTTGTCGCCGCCCCCGTCGCCCGGATGGACGTGCAGGTAGGCGAGATCGCCCTGGCGGATCACCACCAGATGACCGAGCGCGCCGAGGTACTGCTCGAGATCGGTGACCGGCCGCCCGTTGTGCGCGACCGTGAAGGTGAGGGTGCTCGATTCACCCGGCTCCGCCCGCCCCTGCATCGTCACGCTGTAACCGCCCGTCAACGTCACATTACGTGTCGGCTCGGGGAGTACGGCGGGACGAAGGTCGCCGGCCACGGTGAGGTCGGTACCCAGCGTGATCCCGTTCGTCGCTTCGGTGTGGCTCCCGGTTCCCGTCGACGCCGGGACGAAGTCCACGAACACCCGGTAGACGCCCGCCACGGCCAGCCGGAGCG is a window encoding:
- a CDS encoding PaaX family transcriptional regulator — encoded protein: MHVPPAELVDLPRVQAGAQPQHLLTTLLGDYWVDRLEHIPSVVLVSLLADFEVSTVGARAALSRLSRRGLLESSRIGRNTYYGLAPDACAAIRVSMNRILTFGLRHDPWDGRWTVASFSIPEGQRDVRHAVRARLRWLGFAPLYDGMWVTPRLVGEAARRVFAELGVTASTVLITTSEARRTDPRPPMAAWDLSELARAYEDFISAYEPLLERVRSGGVHGAEALAARTAVMEAWARFPTLDPDLPIELLPGGWPRREARTVFAEVYDGLAAPAAGRVRELLAVVSPDLADLVRVHRAVG
- a CDS encoding MMPL family transporter, with protein sequence MGTVLYRLGRSCHRHGRTVLGLWLALLALAGAGTAVSGGSLDQSFPLRTEQATQAALTGAAALPGTDSRRGADLLLQRRAPTRAEAATARIVFSLDERAEADAAAGAGAATKAGSAAKAGAAAALTDSPYRAVISRVVAALGRAPLVAHVGDPFAATSAEAAQAGLSGDGRTAYALVTYRVTSPELTAQARDALLTAAEPARAAGITVDVAGTAVAGHHPLLDTRPSGLIGAAVVLLLLTGVLLAFARTGAALATGLPLAAGLLGLVVSLGGIGLAVGLAGLGPTAAMPALAVGLATSVGCSSYVLARLRQELAAGHSGAEAAGRTLRSAGSDVILVGLFAMLTSSTLVLPRVPVLTALALSTAGAVALSVCIALTLPTALHGAGRAVGRAGHAGNAQVAHDTHRDHGVSGEHGGGSARAVVRRPLPALLGSLVVLAVLALAVPGLRLGPTDDGSAGPTSTQRRAHDRISTAFGPGFNGPLLMVIEATGGADPVAAAGRIRPTIAALTAVALVDEPQELPGTDLATMTVIPLTGPDDPATADLLRAVREHAATLAVTTGATITVTGPTAIDLDVSRRLTAAVPLCLALLGGLTVALLMLALRGVAVALLVAAGSLATAAASYGAVTAVLRWGPLADALGLRPAGSVTAVLPLLVAGLLSGLATGHLLLGLYRLRAEHPRSGHPQPGPPRSGRPHGAVAARYREESRAALAVAAVAVVVFAGLARSTDPIIRTTGLVLAFGLLVNALVVRLVTVPAALALLERGAWWHPRLPGLPGLPGSPDSSDSPRAVPAAPAAPAGETEGHHACDEGSDIPEADIPEAAGHPGGIDHTGQAAQELVRS
- a CDS encoding TetR/AcrR family transcriptional regulator — protein: MAVELVDHRDGVSAGREKLRATALDLFADRGVSGTSLQMIADAMGVTKAAVYHHFRSKDEIVLAVVRPALDQLAEVAAVAESKRSRSAQVEAVIGGLADLVIENRPLYGLMQGDPTCAAILRDRSEYPALAERLMTLLTGPRPDVGALMAAGMLLAGLRGAGLDPRVTALDDEQFHRHLVDCSHRLLRPRRRPAGAAPAQPALAE
- a CDS encoding heavy metal translocating P-type ATPase, which gives rise to MSPLATERREVDLVIGGMTCASCAARVERRLNKIEGVTATVNYATEIAKVSFPAALPAERLVAQVEAAGYAAALPPAPVQPPPPVPAQADVGSTPGSVPPELGAAESGPAEGAADTGAAPDAGGTADAGGAADAGGAPAVGGNGAPPAPSAVQLRDSAAEARVRALRERLIVVAALTVPVVALAMIPALQFDYWQWLSLTLAAPVVVWGAWPFHRAAWTNLRHGTTTMDTLVSMGTLAAFGWSLYALFVGDAGEPGMTHGFSVTVTHGGGGGNIYLEVASGVTAFILTGRYLEARAKRAAGSALRALLTLGARDVAVLRDGRESRVGIDQLRVGDLFVVRPGEKIATDGNVVEGTSAVDASMLTGESVPVEVGPGDAVTGATVNAGGRLVVRATRVGADTQLARIGRLVEQAQNGKAPVQRLADRVAGVFVPVVVALAVATFGYWAGRDSGLTYAFTAAVAVLVIACPCALGLATPTALMVGTGRGAQLGILIRGPEVLESTLRADTIVLDKTGTVTTGEMTLQDVVTVPGEDRDEVLRLAGALERASEHPVARAIARAAAGAAARRDEELPAVDQFANRAGLGVRGMVDGHAVLVGRPRLLNGCSQPLPAELLQVARDAEADGRTAVAVSWDGRARGVLTVADAVRPTSAAAVRELRGLGLRPILLTGDNAAVAATVAAQVGIAPDDVIAEVLPEDKIEVVRRLQESNRVVAMVGDGVNDAAALAQADLGLAMGTGTDVAIEASDLTLVSGDLLAAADAIRLARRTLATIQGNLFWAFAYNVAALPLAAAGLLNPMLAGAAMAASSLFVVGNSLRLRRFSVDREI
- a CDS encoding FadR/GntR family transcriptional regulator is translated as MPGHRPGGHHNGGHLDNGHHLDDGAVSLAVGGPGEFTSRLGQRTLASRLARTIELEIIRRGWPVGEGLGSEAQLMERYQVGRSVLREAVRLLESRWVARPRPGPGGGLVVTAPDHDGVRDVARVYLDFARARPEHLCETWSALEAVAVRRLSEQIDTAGLTRLRGALEPTAPGARAASPRARSRSVGARSGPVTAGTPGEASVLLHLEIARLAGNPAAELFIRVLADLAHPHDETERLGQWWQHPLHAEIVDAITRGEGALAEHLARSCIRRHVEEATAHRH
- a CDS encoding LacI family DNA-binding transcriptional regulator, with the protein product MSTDRYIERVTSREATVKRPATIREVAALAGVSVSTVSNALAGRRSVSGESSARIRAAAHRLGYRPGTAATGAARTQTRQAIGLIVPDARNPFFAQVAHGVETVAQSFGWAVFLASTDLDSAREADYLDRLAGAADGVLVCSTSGQADQVQHLVDSGVAVVVCDERLAVRGAGGVFSDDEEAGRTAARHILDRGARRIAMIRGPEHLETARARRSGFRAELEVAGRSLPPWRSLASDYTIDGGRWAADQILASDPRVDAIFCANDLQAVGAAQAMRHAGRGVPEDVLVIGIDGIAWAELTEPSITSVSRHPHQLGAEAARLLIEMVGEDAHARELMLPVSLVQRDSTRRVGGNDRTA